A stretch of the Capricornis sumatraensis isolate serow.1 chromosome 19, serow.2, whole genome shotgun sequence genome encodes the following:
- the LOC138094928 gene encoding liprin-alpha-1-like, whose protein sequence is MGRRRARLWALFQCCIPKAKAKTRKNLASAQVLEAERPEELATSTEELNICWEQLLAREEEIALLIAERNNIMLLLEHLERLVSQYIPSLQTTAGKWQAQTPEGMTIELEVLQALKSLYEHHKALDKKPRIRVRGALERCSLLEELAATHNKLMILKEKNNPKKILMDGVLDVNHKQENMPSANGKRTRDEDLAQGPELQEIIEKKSREQREIKDRLAALSAHVTELENDLDTARKDLLKSKEVNVKLQQDVREAMAQKEDMEKRITTLEKRCLAAQHKAISVHNLDDKLENEIANKDSMHRQKEDKDRQLQLCLEPAEQKLQQMLTEVEAELAQGVAALSKSELLSSGSSATKEAKLFELTSQLRKEEQRHSSMEERGVWAGDAAGRGRRCLSPPLLSLASSARQREKMNEEHNEHSSDTVDKLLSVSEERLQLHLKERMAALEDKAQPLKDQDQERGKQASMLANVGQVLERDEGVSDGEGDRVTVFSSPALLSPSGQADAETLAMRIQEQLDKINEEIWFIPKDKENTNQRAEGIESRVGSGSFSNLRRFKCSNSLNLDLASWYANSFPPSGGRSMPKRRQPSPEPEEDKLGFTTLPSDLRKHCQKLPAIQEEVEDDTIKCETSTSASLRSFRLDRLTGSLRTASDEDIRDARNTTGSQDGLGGNPSNSNSSQDSLQKAPKKKGIKSSIGHWFGKKEKGRPGHTSKEALGPEIQGEIGISNPLHQLKLRLAIQESMSLTGRSAPSRTASLLEDKTPIITPANSQLVHREPWLPLSGQAQLTHQLTVDAGLSPLEIDHTSGPSQLPDPQPDER, encoded by the exons ATGGGTCGCAGAAGGGCCCGCCTATGGGCACTTTTCCAGTGCTGCATCCCCAAGGCAAAGGCCAAGACAAGGAAGAACTTGGCCTCAGCCCAAGTCCTGGAAGCAGAGCGGCCTGAG GAGTTGGCAACATCTACGGAAGAACTCAATATATGCTGGGAACAGCTTCTtgcaagagaagaagaaatagctCTGCTGATAGCAGAGAGGAATAACATCATG ctgctgctggagcACCTGGAGCGCCTGGTTTCCCAGTATATACCGTCCCTCCAGACGACGGCGGGCAAGTGGCAGGCGCAGACCCCAGAGGGCATGACCATCGAGCTGGAGGTGCTCCAGGCGCTGAAGTCACTCTATGAGCACCACAAGGCCCTGGACAAGAAG CCGCGTATTAGGGTGA GAGGAGCACTTGAAAGGTGTAGTTTGTTAGAAGAATTAGCTGCCACACATAACAA ACTGATGATTCTTAAAGAGAAGAATAACCCGAAAAAGATACTAATGGACGGGGTGCTTGATGTAAATCACAAGCAAGAAAACATGCCAAGCGCCAATGGAAAG AGAACCCGCGACGAAGACCTGGCTCAGGGGCCCGAGCTCCAGGAAATCATCGAGAAGAAGTCACGGGAGCAGAGAGAGATAAAGGACCGCCTGGCAGCCCTCTCTGCCCACGTAACAGAGCTGGAGAACGACCTGGACACGGCCAGGAAGGACCTCCTCAAGTCCAAGGAAGTGAATGTGAAATTACAGCAGGACGTCCGTGAA GCTATGGCCCAGAAGGaggacatggagaagagaatcacTACACTTGAGAAACGCTGCCTCGCTGCACAGCACAAAGCCATCTCTGTGCACAACCTCGATgataaacttgaaaatgaaatcGCAAATAAGGATTCTATGCATCGACAG AAGGAGGATAAAGACCGACAGCTGCAGCTGTGCCTGGAGCCGGCAGAGCAGAAGCTGCAGCAGATGCTGACAGAAGTGGAGGCTGAGCTGGCTCAGGGGGTGGCTGCGCTCTCCAAG TCTGAACTTTTGTCTTCCGGAAGCTCTGCCACTAAGGAGGCGAAACTGTTCGAACTTACCTCCCAGCTTAGGAAGGAGGAAC AGAGACACAGCAGCATGGAGGAGAGGGGCGTGTGGGCCGGAGACGCGGCTGGGCGGGGCCGGCGCTGCCTTTCTCCGCCGCTCCTGTCTCTGGCGTCCAGT gcaaggcaaagagaaaaaatgaatgaagaacacAACGAACACTCATCGGATACCGTGGATAAGCTTCTGTCTGTTTCAGAGGAGAGGCTTCAGCTTCATCTGAAGGAGAGAATGGCTGCTCTGGAGGATAAG GCGCAGCCCCTGAAAGATCAGGACCAAGAGCGCGGGAAGCAAGCCAGCATGCTGGCCAACGTGGGCCAGGTGTTGGAGAGGGACGAGGGCGTGTCAGACGGCGAGGGCGACCGGGTCACCGTCTTCAGCTCGCCTGCTCTGCTGTCGCCCAGCGGCCAGGCCGATGCCGAGACTCTGGCCATGAGGATTCAGGAGCAGCTGGACAAGATCAATGAAGAGATCTG gtTCAtcccaaaagacaaagagaacacGAATCAGCGGGCGGAGGGGATTGAGAGCAGGGTGGGCAGTGGGAGCTTCAGCAACCTTCGGCGCTTTAAATGCTCCAACTCCCTCAACCTGGATCTCGCCTCCTGGTATGCCAACTCCTTCCCGCCCAGCGGAGGGCGCTCCATGCccaaaaggaggcagcccagccctgAGCCAGAAGAAGACAAGCTGGGCTTCACGACGCTG CCTAGTGATTTAAGGAAGCATTGTCAAAAG CTGCCAGCCATACAGGAAGAGGTAGAAGATGACACCATCAAATGTGAAACCTCGACCTCCGCCTCGCTGCGGTCCTTTCGGCTGGACCGGCTCACGGGCTCACTGCGCACAGCCAGCGATGAGGACATCAGGGACGCCCGCAA CACGACAGGCTCTCAGGACGGTCTCGGGGGCAAccccagcaacagcaacagcagccaggACTCGCTGCAGAAAGCCCCAAAGAAGAAGGGCATCAAGTCTTCCATCGGTCATTGGTTTGGCAAGAAGGAAAAGGGCCGGCCTGGACACACCAGCAAGGAGGCGTTAGGACCAG AGATCCAGGGTGAGATCGGCATCAGCAACCCGCTGCACCAGCTGAAGCTGCGGCTGGCGATCCAGGAGAGCATGTCCCTGACCGGCCGCTCCGCCCCGTCCAGAACG